In Kitasatospora gansuensis, a genomic segment contains:
- a CDS encoding papain-like cysteine protease family protein: protein MTTLTGSLHAPAPTDFTGYRVTARYDRTVLVDEATEADLTVRQSTAAGPDGRWRIDLDAEPVGALTLAVRAANGVEVGSLTITEPGPGPFTVELTDTAVPVLIEPGEDPALGRPSRLTGRALQPGGAGVPAELPVVLWGRVAEGSPLPLLVAATTDGGYFAGDWPGNRLDEAWGTVAGGAPVPVRLEDGRLPRVVLLVLTAETRPPQHAEEEADGCGCHATATPRTPGQADLAADPAAYSADLGTGQCVSLTTPNRTIEEVVLHAVVRTTEPEIKGTTLGAPTLVPKSIADRLAQLGALTVEEAPVEARAARRTLRLDAGVTADQLRTGEPGAALQPAELARAGRLTEVRELRGLLGLFGGTEPGRVTLDAHHQVDWDEDPTVYQATTIALGHLLTLKQVWRADGYSLGDLLYSLPLAPGQKKQIAIVDWERREATARRSTRTETEQLTAALAHDRDISEIMNSALAEHSRGSSSARVSAFGGGIGGFVGPIVFGGGGGTSSAGSTAHSHNWRDVSADVLNQARDRTQQSASLVRGQRATTVQTTTQGESLRAQTEVVANYNHCHALSMEYFEVLRHFQVSTELADVAECLFIPFELTPFTPNKALRWREPLSRALHRRDLAGGFAALERIRTGWATADVPAARYADEPVVLLDGDLELVLSLPRPADDDNDHYMAANWQPWAALLQPHAPQDVWTRYLGTALPAQRDRIWDERLAPTIAAALVNSLRVELRLDGGSSTVPVPLDPTLVSPFRQDQVLRVSLQPELTTTSVVRDRISAVRLSLSAAVPFQAKVVARTGSVRYRTEHLSHHLFAGYRIDHELSSGLTADIGVHLDRTERRNPRKEDTLLGARLVAHLNERLEYHHQAVWRAMDANRRFLLLDGFLAPGAQGRSVASVVENRLVAIVGNCLVMPVVPGLHLDPGYRTDPERKATLLDLYATDAPPPVRISVPTKGVFAEAVLGACNSCEKKDDTRFWRWEESPVPEQPMAISTVSTASRRGAPPELGPDAFPDPVVGYQQVPGSPDPTGLAAALKLIGTPNVFRDLTGLDLNQQASAAAFSKALETAQFFGTQAGNLAQQRYANREMDRNLQRVRAAVDDKLITPEQGRELTETFIRSGTGKGADSKPAPSATPAVRKAIERAADSGRIRVSRPSGSVDISSGDRATGAVDFDVDPPVGPVTQTSPSTCWAAAGAMLLGWWRRQSLSAESAADELGAGWRAKLDGDQALTASEMTGYAAALGLAAESPMCYLPRGLLRLLEAHGPLWVIGDDAIDGDALVHVRIVTGIHGDGSPDGTRVSYLDPADGQAHEEPFAVFAQHLEAGDAAALNLGIHHY from the coding sequence ATGACCACCCTGACCGGGTCGCTGCACGCGCCCGCCCCGACGGACTTCACCGGCTACCGGGTCACCGCCCGGTACGACCGCACCGTCCTGGTGGACGAGGCCACCGAGGCCGATCTGACGGTCCGGCAGTCCACCGCCGCCGGGCCGGACGGCCGGTGGCGGATCGACCTCGACGCCGAGCCGGTCGGCGCGCTCACGCTTGCCGTCCGGGCGGCCAACGGAGTCGAGGTCGGCTCCCTGACCATCACCGAACCGGGCCCCGGGCCGTTCACGGTCGAGCTCACGGACACCGCCGTACCCGTGCTGATCGAGCCCGGCGAGGACCCGGCGCTGGGCCGCCCGAGCCGCCTCACCGGCCGGGCCCTGCAGCCCGGTGGCGCCGGAGTCCCGGCCGAGCTCCCGGTGGTGCTCTGGGGCCGGGTGGCCGAGGGCAGCCCACTGCCGCTGCTGGTCGCCGCGACCACCGACGGCGGCTACTTCGCCGGCGACTGGCCGGGCAACCGGCTGGACGAGGCCTGGGGGACGGTGGCCGGCGGCGCGCCCGTCCCGGTCCGGCTGGAGGACGGGCGGCTGCCCCGGGTGGTGCTGCTGGTCCTGACCGCGGAGACCCGGCCGCCGCAGCACGCCGAGGAGGAGGCCGACGGCTGCGGCTGCCACGCCACCGCCACCCCTCGCACGCCGGGCCAGGCGGACCTGGCCGCCGACCCGGCGGCGTACTCCGCCGACCTCGGCACCGGACAGTGCGTCAGCCTGACCACCCCCAACCGCACCATCGAGGAGGTGGTGCTGCACGCGGTGGTGCGCACCACCGAGCCCGAGATCAAGGGCACCACCCTGGGCGCGCCGACGCTGGTGCCCAAGAGCATCGCCGACCGGCTCGCCCAGCTCGGCGCGCTCACCGTCGAGGAAGCCCCCGTGGAGGCCAGGGCCGCCCGTCGGACGCTGCGGCTGGACGCCGGTGTGACGGCCGATCAGCTGCGCACCGGGGAGCCGGGCGCCGCCCTCCAACCGGCCGAGCTGGCCCGGGCCGGCCGGCTCACCGAGGTGCGGGAACTGCGCGGGCTGCTCGGCCTGTTCGGCGGCACCGAGCCCGGACGGGTCACCCTCGACGCCCACCACCAGGTGGACTGGGACGAGGACCCGACGGTCTATCAGGCCACCACCATCGCGCTCGGGCACCTGCTGACGCTCAAGCAGGTCTGGCGCGCCGACGGCTACTCGCTCGGGGACCTGCTCTACTCGCTGCCGCTCGCCCCGGGCCAGAAGAAGCAGATCGCGATCGTCGACTGGGAGCGCCGGGAGGCCACCGCCCGCCGCTCCACCCGGACCGAGACCGAGCAGCTGACCGCCGCGCTCGCCCACGACCGGGACATCAGCGAGATCATGAACTCGGCGCTCGCCGAGCACTCCCGGGGCAGCTCCAGCGCGCGGGTGTCGGCCTTCGGCGGCGGTATCGGCGGTTTCGTCGGCCCGATCGTGTTCGGCGGCGGTGGCGGCACCTCCAGCGCGGGTTCCACCGCGCACTCGCACAACTGGCGCGACGTCAGCGCCGACGTGCTCAACCAGGCCAGGGACCGCACCCAGCAGTCCGCGAGCCTGGTCCGCGGCCAGCGGGCGACCACCGTCCAGACCACCACCCAGGGCGAGTCGCTGCGGGCCCAGACCGAGGTGGTGGCCAACTACAACCACTGCCACGCGCTGAGCATGGAGTACTTCGAGGTGCTGCGGCACTTCCAGGTCTCCACCGAGCTGGCCGACGTCGCCGAATGCCTGTTCATCCCCTTCGAGTTGACCCCTTTCACGCCCAACAAGGCACTGCGCTGGCGCGAGCCGCTGAGCCGCGCGCTGCACCGCCGCGACCTGGCCGGCGGGTTCGCCGCGCTGGAGCGGATCCGGACCGGGTGGGCCACGGCGGACGTGCCGGCCGCCCGCTACGCGGACGAGCCGGTGGTCCTGCTGGACGGCGATCTCGAGCTGGTGCTGAGCCTGCCCCGGCCCGCCGACGACGACAACGACCACTACATGGCCGCCAACTGGCAGCCCTGGGCGGCCCTGCTCCAGCCGCACGCCCCGCAGGACGTCTGGACGCGCTACCTGGGCACCGCCCTGCCCGCGCAGCGGGACCGGATCTGGGACGAGCGGCTCGCCCCGACGATCGCCGCCGCCCTGGTCAACAGCCTCCGGGTGGAACTCCGGCTGGACGGCGGCAGCAGTACCGTCCCGGTGCCGCTGGACCCGACCCTGGTCTCGCCGTTCCGGCAGGACCAGGTGCTGCGGGTGAGCCTGCAGCCCGAGCTGACCACCACCTCGGTGGTCCGGGACCGGATCAGCGCGGTCCGGCTGTCGCTGTCCGCCGCCGTGCCCTTCCAGGCCAAGGTGGTCGCCCGGACCGGCTCGGTCCGCTACCGCACCGAGCACCTCTCGCACCACCTGTTCGCCGGCTACCGGATCGACCACGAGCTCTCCTCGGGGCTGACCGCCGACATCGGTGTCCACCTGGACCGCACCGAGCGGCGCAACCCGCGCAAGGAGGACACCCTGCTGGGCGCCCGCCTGGTGGCGCACCTGAACGAGCGGCTGGAGTACCACCACCAGGCCGTCTGGCGGGCGATGGACGCCAACCGCCGCTTCCTGCTGCTGGACGGCTTCCTGGCCCCGGGCGCCCAGGGCCGCAGCGTGGCGAGCGTGGTGGAGAACCGGCTCGTCGCCATCGTCGGCAACTGCCTGGTGATGCCGGTGGTCCCCGGGCTCCACCTGGACCCGGGCTACCGGACCGACCCGGAGCGCAAGGCCACCCTGCTCGACCTGTACGCCACCGACGCCCCGCCACCGGTACGGATCAGCGTGCCCACCAAGGGCGTCTTCGCCGAGGCCGTGCTGGGCGCCTGCAACAGCTGCGAGAAGAAGGACGACACCCGGTTCTGGCGCTGGGAGGAGTCGCCCGTCCCGGAGCAGCCGATGGCGATCTCCACCGTGTCCACCGCCAGTCGGCGCGGCGCACCGCCCGAGCTCGGCCCGGACGCCTTCCCCGACCCGGTGGTCGGCTACCAGCAGGTGCCGGGCAGCCCCGACCCGACCGGCCTGGCCGCGGCGCTGAAGCTGATCGGCACGCCCAACGTGTTCCGCGACCTGACCGGCCTCGACCTCAACCAGCAGGCGTCCGCGGCGGCCTTCTCGAAGGCGCTGGAGACCGCGCAGTTCTTCGGCACCCAGGCCGGGAACCTGGCCCAACAGCGGTACGCCAACCGGGAGATGGACCGCAACCTGCAACGCGTCCGGGCCGCCGTCGACGACAAGCTGATCACCCCCGAGCAGGGCCGGGAGCTCACCGAGACGTTCATCCGCTCGGGTACGGGCAAGGGCGCCGACAGCAAGCCCGCGCCCAGCGCCACCCCGGCCGTCCGCAAGGCCATCGAGCGGGCCGCCGATTCCGGCCGGATCCGGGTGAGCCGCCCCAGCGGCTCGGTGGACATCAGCTCCGGTGACCGGGCCACCGGCGCCGTCGACTTCGACGTGGACCCGCCGGTCGGCCCGGTCACCCAGACCTCGCCCAGCACCTGCTGGGCGGCGGCCGGCGCGATGCTGCTGGGCTGGTGGCGTCGACAGAGCCTGTCCGCCGAGAGCGCGGCCGACGAACTGGGCGCCGGCTGGCGGGCCAAGCTCGACGGCGACCAGGCGCTCACCGCCTCCGAGATGACCGGCTACGCGGCGGCGCTCGGCCTGGCCGCCGAGAGCCCGATGTGCTACCTGCCCCGGGGCCTGCTGCGACTGCTGGAAGCCCACGGGCCGCTCTGGGTGATCGGGGACGACGCGATCGACGGGGACGCCCTGGTGCACGTCCGGATCGTCACCGGCATCCACGGTGACGGCAGCCCCGACGGCACTCGGGTCAGCTACCTGGACCCGGCCGACGGCCAGGCCCACGAGGAGCCGTTCGCCGTCTTCGCCCAGCACCTGGAGGCCGGTGACGCCGCTGCCCTCAACCTCGGCATCCACCACTACTGA
- a CDS encoding DUF4132 domain-containing protein, whose translation MGWLAAGEGYEVALVEGRVTARSTGGRTEGRQLKTLPKAVREHPETDRLRRFAEWLDRHAASCVAQADAWMVSSLPVPTGLLARVWPDEAWQAALRDLVVVGADEDEAGLLRDVTADGELRLVDLDGETVRISPATVTFPHPVLLPDLDDLREFAAELGVVQGVEQIHRATWLRPAEFGENSTEVKDFAGGRYPSRFGLAARASALGYRVSGGYATSRVRDGGRTVEAHVWIGEPYYDGDSETGGLSWHDQDGRVIALPEVGAVAWSEGMRMAAALYAGRTVEEGKGA comes from the coding sequence ATGGGCTGGCTGGCGGCGGGCGAAGGGTACGAAGTTGCCCTGGTGGAGGGCCGGGTGACGGCGCGTTCGACGGGCGGGCGCACCGAGGGCCGGCAGTTGAAGACGCTGCCGAAGGCGGTCCGCGAGCACCCCGAGACGGACCGGCTGCGCCGCTTCGCCGAGTGGCTGGACCGGCACGCCGCGTCCTGCGTCGCCCAGGCCGACGCCTGGATGGTGTCCTCGCTGCCCGTCCCGACCGGGCTGCTGGCCCGGGTCTGGCCCGACGAGGCGTGGCAGGCCGCGCTGCGCGACCTGGTGGTGGTCGGCGCGGACGAGGACGAGGCCGGTCTCCTGCGGGACGTCACCGCCGACGGCGAACTCCGGCTGGTCGACCTGGACGGCGAGACCGTCCGGATCTCGCCCGCCACGGTGACCTTCCCGCACCCGGTGCTGCTGCCCGACCTCGACGACCTGCGCGAGTTCGCGGCCGAACTCGGCGTCGTCCAGGGCGTCGAGCAGATCCACCGGGCGACCTGGCTGCGGCCCGCCGAGTTCGGTGAGAACAGCACCGAGGTGAAGGACTTCGCCGGCGGCCGGTACCCCTCGCGGTTCGGCCTGGCCGCCCGCGCCTCCGCGCTCGGCTACCGGGTCTCCGGCGGCTACGCCACCTCCCGGGTGCGCGACGGCGGACGCACCGTCGAGGCGCACGTGTGGATCGGCGAACCGTACTACGACGGTGACTCCGAGACCGGCGGGCTGAGCTGGCACGACCAGGACGGCCGGGTGATCGCCCTGCCCGAGGTCGGGGCGGTCGCCTGGTCGGAGGGGATGCGGATGGCCGCGGCACTGTACGCCGGCCGCACGGTCGAGGAGGGCAAGGGCGCATGA